The proteins below come from a single Xenopus tropicalis strain Nigerian chromosome 9, UCB_Xtro_10.0, whole genome shotgun sequence genomic window:
- the LOC100491016 gene encoding fibrinogen-like protein 1-like protein — MCRMANPLGMSLVLAVTLMASVSSGTLTHISREELYHRLANKHMVQGKELQEFVNVPRDGVYLELLAKDCRGAFLNLRRQNGLYVIHPKNSPPMAVYCDVSEQGQGWTVLQRNTLQKTLFEDPTWGTYKEGFGNLMADHWLGNEMIYLLTRQNTFTVRFSVVDAQHKEHHADYSSFRVDSEANNYPLRLGDYSGGAGDALTAMNETGMHDNMMFSTKDRDNDRWRNNCAEEKRGGWWFDSCGSALLNSDHIIYWRGLCDESNPCSSSSIMIKPSKKNCSPIPFPGPGDHIPIHQKR; from the exons ATGTGCAG GATGGCGAATCCTCTAGGAATGAGCTTGGTGCTCGCCGTGACTCTCATGGCATCGGTCAGTAGTGGGACTCTTACCCATATATCCCGGGAGGAGCTGTACCATCGCCTGGCCAATAAGCACATGGTGCAAGGGAAGGAGCTGCAGGAGTTCGTTAATGTCCCCAGAGATGGAGTTTACTTGG AACTTTTGGCCAAGGACTGCCGAGGGGCCTTCTTGAACCTGAGGCGGCAGAACGGGCTGTACGTGATCCACCCCAAAAACTCCCCCCCGATGGCGGTATATTGCGATGTCAGCGAGCAAGGTCAAGGCTGGACAGTCCTGCAGAGGAACACATTGCAGAAGACCCTCTTTGAAGACCCTACCTGGGGCACGTACAAGGAGGGCTTTGGCAATCTAATGGCCGATCACTGGTTGGGCAACGAGATGATTTACCTCCTCACCAGGCAGAACACGTTCACAGTCAGGTTCAGCGTTGTGGATGCTCAGCATAAGGAGCACCACGCAGACTACTCCAGTTTTAGGGTGGACAGTGAGGCCAATAACTACCCACTGAGGCTGGGGGATTACTCCGGGGGTGCGGGGGATGCACTGACGGCCATGAACGAGACAGGCATGCACGATAACATGATGTTTTCTACCAAAGACAGAGATAATGATCGATGGAGAAATAACTGTGCTGAGGAGAAAAGGGGAGGCTGGTGGTTCGATAGTTGTGGTTCCGCTCTGCTCAACAGTGACCACATTATTTACTGGAGAGGTTTGTGTGATGAATCCAACCCCTGCTCTTCCTCCAGTATAATGATTAAACCCAGTAAAAAGAACTGCTCTCCTATCCCATTCCCAGGTCCTGGCGACCACATTCCCATTCATCAAAAGCGTTAG